From the genome of Triticum aestivum cultivar Chinese Spring chromosome 1A, IWGSC CS RefSeq v2.1, whole genome shotgun sequence:
CAAATATGAAAAATTAATATTTTTGTAGATGCATTTTTTCATGGCAAGTTTGAATACAAGCATTACTTTTTATCAAAAGCAACCTTTCATGATTACTCCTTTATCGATGGAAACACCCTTTCATGTTGTCATGGAAACATTTTATCCAATCATATGACGAAAATCATTTTACTTTGTATCCATGCAAACATTATTTCTATGATACAGGAGCATCGTTTAGTTGCTTTGAAAACATTATTTGGTGTACCCAAAAAAAATATTCACATTTGTAACATTTGCTTCGCCAAAGGATCGTCTGGAAACAAAAATCAAGAATATACAAACAATATATCATTCTGTTTACAACAACAATACTAATTTCACTTATGCATAGTCAGGTTTGATGTATCTTTTCAGTTAACTAATCATAGGAGAGTTCCGCACACGTCACAAGTTCTTCGTCAACGAGGTAGCCTCTGATAAGAAGTGATGTCTGGTCCAACACACTCAACACTATGCATTGAGTTAACTAAGCATTGTGTTGGAAATGAAAACGTGCCCCTGAATTGGGTGGGGAAAATGTCTGTACATGGAAACGTAAGAAAGAAACAGTGAAGCTAATATTAGCAGTGGTTGAAACAAATATATTGCCGCAAGAAGCAAAATGCATGTCACTGAAAGAAGACTCGCCAGTATTGGTTAAATCACACACTTGGTCGAACCAAATATGTCTAGATAACAATAGAAACACACGTTCCAGGATTCACTTCGATGGAGTGCTCATATGCCCAAATGATTTTATATATTTCTCATGTTTTAGCGAGTCTTTGTTAATACCATCTTGATTTCTTGTAATTTCCAAGATGTTAATGCTGTACTTCTCCATCACAGGCTCAATACCCATGAGAAAGCGTTGAAATTCAAGGTGGTTTATACATACACAGGTCACAAGTGTTCCAACAAATTTAACTAGACGCTTCAGCACACAAACATGATAGACAAAACATTCATCCGAAtcaactgaagcctcacgaatgCATAGGCATATCAACACCAACAAACGATATAAACCCCACGAATGACACAACACCCAAAAGAGCCACTTCATTGTGGATATGAACCCCAGGAATGACATAACACCAAAAAGAGCCACTTCATTCATTGTAGCAAGTCTACTAAGGTCACAAACATCACTGCCATATTACACCAACACAACTTGCAAGTGAGGATGCTACGTTAACCATAGCATTGGAAAGAGGATATTCAGCAAAAGCTGGCATGACTTTTTAAGTTCGTAGAAGTTGCACGTCACGACTACTGACCGTGCCAGAGGTTTTTGACAAGATAGTGGTATCTACTATCAACTACGGACATGGAATCACAACCATCCTTGAAAACCGACGAGTAGTGATCAACTTTGAAGATAAATCTGCGCAGGGTACTCTCTACCGTTCTAATGCTGCTTCTTATCCTTGGACGGGCCCTTGGGAATCTTGGACAGGCACTTCTCATCGAAGATGGCGTAGTACTTCTTCAGCTCAACCATGGCCTTCTCTCCAAAAGCATCGATCTTGTCCTCATACTTCTCGTACAGAACAGGCACGGTGTAAAGCACCATGAAGACTGCAAACAAGAAGGCATGATCAGTGAAACAATGCTAGGCAAGCTTATTGCACATATGTAAGTAACGAACTGTAGCAAGAAACCACATATACCTATGTAGAACAAGGTCAGGAAATTGCAGCAGCTGCCAAGAAAAGAGAGGATCCACAGGCCTGCAACCACCTGAGAACAAAGAGACGACACAATAAGCGACTGATCACATAAACATGGTTTCAGCAGTGAAGGCTAAAGGAAACAAAATCACACAACCAATCAACGTACAATCAAGAATTTCTTCAGGTCACGGCCTTGACCAATCGCCCTCAGGCTAGCAAAGCCCCTGTTGATCTCGTATCGCAGCGAGCGGGCAACATTGACAGCCAGGTCCTCAGGGATCTTCACCTCTGGAATGTTGGGAGGGCACCTGGAACACAATTGCAGGCAGTTGTTTACAACCACAAACTAGACCCATTGCTAAAACTATGTGTTAGGATCATTGTAGTTGCAGACAGTTGTTTACAACCAAAAACTAGAGCCATTGCTAAAACTGTTATGATCATTGTGATCACACAGCGTTGTTCCAACTAGGCATTGCCATCTAGGAGTACAACTGATCTGGGTGCAAATAACAAGGGAAATTTGATGAAGCTCACTTGTTGACGAAGGCAGAGGCGTTGGACCAGAGGAAGAGGATGCCCAGGGTGAGGATGAAGCCGTGGCAGAGGAGGGTGAGGAGGTGGTACTCCAGGACCTCAAACAGCAGCCAGATGGCGGTGGCGCCGGCGAGCACCCCGCCAGAGATCTTCTTGTTCCTCCACAGGAAGAGGTCGGCAGCTGCAAGCATAACAACACATAAGCACAGCACATCAGATGCCCAGACCAACAAGCAATCTATCTACTCCTAGAAAACAAACAAAGCATCCCAGGGTTTAAGCTAGTACTACTAGGATGCAGCACTAGTTTCGGCTGCTTCCTCTGCAAAGCAGCAGCATCGCACAATCACTTCAACCCAACCCAGGAACACAAGAAGCTGCCGGTACAAATAGTATTAATCTGATGCATGCTGCCCTGTTCACACCCTGCGGACGGGCAATGCCGCGGAAACTGGGCCCGGAAAATCGCAGATCGGGACGcttcctacacacacacacacactagtaaTCAGCGAGACGTGTCTCGACGGACACGAGATCAATTTTCCACGGAGACCAGAGCAACCGCAGATTTCCTCCCTACACAACCACGGAGACGAGCCGTTGGGCACGCGGGCAAGCCCCGCGGGAGCGCGAGACGCCGATGCGGCCGCCGGATCTACGAAACCACGCGGCGGAAGCGAGGCGCGGGAGGGTTTAGGGTTCCGGGTGTTGGGGGGGACTCACGCTTGCCGCCGCCGAGGACGGAGTGGACGGGCTTCTCGCGGCCGAAGAGGCGGTAGATCTTGGCCTTGACGGACGACGAGGACCCCGACCTCCCCTCGTCgtcggacgacgacgaggaggaggaccccccgtGGAACTTCTCCGTGATCTTGTCCATCACCGACTCCTCCTTGCGCTCCGCCATGGATGCTTGGCTCGCTCGCTCGCCCGCCCAACGCGACGCTTCTGTTCGGCAACGCCTTTTCTGCCTGCCGTCGCCGCTGGAATCTCGATCCCTCTCCCCTTTCCTTTCCCGTGCTTCGGGGCCGCGTGTTTTGTGACCCCGCGTGACGCGCCCCCGGCCGTCCATCTCGCCGCGGACGGCTCCGCGAGATCGCCCGCGCGTGGGGCCTACCGGACAGTGGGCGCGGGGGGTGCACGGGCCGTGTGCTGTTCGGCAGCAGCGGCCGCGACAGGGATGGAGGGGGGAGTCATTCCTGCCGTGGGGCCCACGCAGGTAATAATGAATGGGACGGATGGGTGGAGATCGCGAGGAGGGAACGGGCGGGTGATGGTGTGCGGGCGACGCGTGGCGGGGCCCTGGCATCCGTCGGCGGGGACGGGTCGCGGCTCGCATAGGCCGGAACCTTCTGGATGGACGCCGGCTCGGTCCGGTCCCGTCTTTTTGATGGGCTGGAGTGCACAGTTGCCGCAAGCGAAAGCCTTTTGAAATTTTCTCCGGAGAATTCCTTGCGCGAGCTTTTCGGGCGGTTCATGTTCAGCGTCGTGGGTAGCACGTCAGGATTGTTTTTTTTAGCATCGGTacaaacacaagcgctcatatacacgcgcatacactcatccctgtAAACGCACACATGCAtactctacccctatgagcacctccgacagactgagccggcatatcatcttgagatttacgaagtcaccgtaggcgcttcgtcgtcggcgggaacatctcctcccactgaaagcgcatcgccggaaattctgaaataaatccaagaataatgcgagcaccagaatttgaaccctgatgggttggggaaATTCGCAGGATTGTTTGTTTCTAAGCATCGTGATTCCGTGCTTTCACATGGTGGAACTAACAACTGAGGGCATATATAAATTGTTCtggatgtactccctccggtcctttttactctgcatattagaattctctaaagtcaaacttcacaaagtttgaccgtatttatatgaaaaaatatcaacatctgtcatgctaaagttatacaatatgaaactttaagtcatgacacatctattgatattgattttagattgtgaatgttgatatttttttctataaagttggtcaaactttataaggCTTGACTTCAGTCAAAATTTATATGCGAAATAAAAAAGACCGGAGGGAGTATGCATACAAAAACGCACAAGGCTCTAAACAAAAGACTTCCCTTTATTCTCGCTGTGACATTTTTATATTGCTCGTAACTTCCGAGCCGATATTTCGTTCCTGAAACTTTGCTTACATGTTTGGAATTGGGGGATGAGATCGTTAAAACAAGACTGATGCTAGGTGCATTTTGACTAGTTTGAGCTTACCTGTTCAGTCATATCACGATTTATTCCTgtattatttcaggatttccggcgatgcgcattcactAGGAGACACGTTCTCGTCGACgacggtgacttcataaatttcaagatgatatgccggctcagtctttcggaggtgctcatatcGGTAGGGTGTGCGTTCATAAggatgagtgtatgcacgtgtatatgagtgtttgcgtctgtactgtgttcagaaaaatatttaaaaaagATTTCACTAAATAATTTCATTCATTTTAAAAAGTTGATTCTACTCAACCAAGAAAAACACTCATTTGAAGTAACCGATTCACTCATTTGAAAAATACAGATTTTGATAATTTTATAAATATTACATTGTTCCACTCTTTCAAAAAAAATGATATTTACATTTCCCCACTATTTCATAACAGTGTTTTGACTATTTCAAAagagtcatttttattattttgcTCATATAAAAAAGTTTCACTCATTTCAAATAACATATTTCACCAATTTAAAAAAAACTAATTTCACTTtttgatttcactcatttcaaagaggaatatctctatctctactagtAGTACTTAAAAAGAACATAACGCTCTcatttcacctttcttcccaccaccccttcgtccaacctttcatgtatatgataattaatcaccttaatttacttaccttctgaacgaattccactttaatttacttacgatacttctaatcaaaatataaggtgATTCATGagcagaatttgatgaacattatTTACAAAATCGCATTATTATTGACAGATAAATCACAAGTTgacgtactagaatatttatatcccgttgcacGCACGGGCATTGTTTTAGTTTCAAAGAAAAAACTAatttcagtcatttcaaaaaagtggatttcactcatttcaaaagaaTAGGCGTTTATGTGACTCTTTTGAACTAATCAAACTCACTCTTTCATTCTTTTAGGAAATATGAAAACCGAAAGAGATGACATAAACCTAACATCAAGGTGTGAAACTATTGTTCACTCATTTTCCAATAAAAAGTGATTAGctcatttttttttaaaaaaactgatttTACTCAATT
Proteins encoded in this window:
- the LOC123063761 gene encoding reticulon-like protein B1, which translates into the protein MAERKEESVMDKITEKFHGGSSSSSSSDDEGRSGSSSSVKAKIYRLFGREKPVHSVLGGGKPADLFLWRNKKISGGVLAGATAIWLLFEVLEYHLLTLLCHGFILTLGILFLWSNASAFVNKCPPNIPEVKIPEDLAVNVARSLRYEINRGFASLRAIGQGRDLKKFLIVVAGLWILSFLGSCCNFLTLFYIVFMVLYTVPVLYEKYEDKIDAFGEKAMVELKKYYAIFDEKCLSKIPKGPSKDKKQH